In one Cyclopterus lumpus isolate fCycLum1 chromosome 22, fCycLum1.pri, whole genome shotgun sequence genomic region, the following are encoded:
- the ptgr2 gene encoding prostaglandin reductase 2 isoform X2 — protein sequence MSAADDTALGIGNDGAPVPGNFRLEETTLAPDLKDGEVLVRTLCLSVDPYMRCRMNEDTGVDYVTPWQLSECVDGGGVGVVESSLCSTCSEGDVVTSFNWPWQTNAVVKGSALQKVDPQMVDGRLSYFLGAVGITGLTALLGVREKGNVTKGANQTMVVSGAAGACGSVAGQIGRLDGCVRVVGICGSDEKCKALVDELGFSAAINYRREDVPTRLKECCPDGIDVYFDNVGGAISDAVITQMNADSHVVLCGQISQYNKDVPYPPPLSDEITETLRRRNVTRERFTVLNYMNKAEASLCELGQLVQSGQINVLETVVNGIENMGDAFCSMMTGGNIGKQIIKISE from the exons ATGTCTGCCGCTGATGACACTGCACTGggaattg GTAATGACGGGGCGCCGGTTCCTGGAAACTTCCGTCTCGAGGAGACGACTTTGGCACCTGACCTGAAAGATGGGGAGGTCCTTGTTCGGACGCTTTGCCTATCAGTCGACCCTTACATG CGATGCAGAATGAATGAAGACACCGGCGTTGATTACGTGACTCCATGGCAACTGTCTGAGTGTGTGGACGGCGGAGGCGTCGGCGTGGTCGAGTCCAGCCTCTGCAGCACCTGCAGCGAGGGAGACGTGGTCACTTCCTTCAACTGGCCTTGGCAGACCAACGCTGTCGTGAAAGGAAGTGCCTTGCAGAAg GTTGATCCGCAGATGGTCGACGGGCGCTTGTCCTACTTTTTGGGTGCGGTTGGCATCACGGGCCTCACTGCTCTGTTGGGCGTAAGGGAGAAGGGTAATGTGACCAAAGGGGCCAATCAGACCATGGTGGTGAGCGGCGCGGCCGGGGCCTGTGGCTCCGTAGCCGGACAG ATCGGCAGGCTGGACGGCTGCGTGAGAGTGGTCGGGATCTGCGGTTCGGACGAGAAGTGCAAAGCTCTGGTGGACGAACTGGGCTTTTCTGCAGCCATCAACTACCGCCGAGAGGACGTCCCCACAAGGCTCAAGGAGTGCTGCCCCGATGGGATAGATGTGTACTTTGACAACGTGGGAGGTGCCATCAGTGATGCTGTAATCACACAG ATGAACGCCGACAGCCATGTGGTCCTGTGTGGGCAGATCTCACAGTACAACAAGGACGTGCCGTATCCTCCGCCCCTGAGCGACGAGATAACGGAAACGCTGCGACGGCGGAACGTCACGCGGGAGCGATTTACGGTGCTCAACTACATGAACAAAGCCGAAGCGTCCCTCTGTGAACTCGGCCAGCTGGTTCAATCGGGCCAAATCAAT GTGCTGGAAACTGTCGTTAATGGCATTGAAAATATGGGAG ATGCATTTTGCTCCATGATGACAGGGGGAAACATTGGCAAGCAAATTATAAAGATATCGGAGTGA
- the ptgr2 gene encoding prostaglandin reductase 2 isoform X1, whose translation MQVQKVVLNSRPGNDGAPVPGNFRLEETTLAPDLKDGEVLVRTLCLSVDPYMRCRMNEDTGVDYVTPWQLSECVDGGGVGVVESSLCSTCSEGDVVTSFNWPWQTNAVVKGSALQKVDPQMVDGRLSYFLGAVGITGLTALLGVREKGNVTKGANQTMVVSGAAGACGSVAGQIGRLDGCVRVVGICGSDEKCKALVDELGFSAAINYRREDVPTRLKECCPDGIDVYFDNVGGAISDAVITQMNADSHVVLCGQISQYNKDVPYPPPLSDEITETLRRRNVTRERFTVLNYMNKAEASLCELGQLVQSGQINVLETVVNGIENMGDAFCSMMTGGNIGKQIIKISE comes from the exons ATGCAGGTACAGAAGGTCGTCCTCAACTCACGACCGG GTAATGACGGGGCGCCGGTTCCTGGAAACTTCCGTCTCGAGGAGACGACTTTGGCACCTGACCTGAAAGATGGGGAGGTCCTTGTTCGGACGCTTTGCCTATCAGTCGACCCTTACATG CGATGCAGAATGAATGAAGACACCGGCGTTGATTACGTGACTCCATGGCAACTGTCTGAGTGTGTGGACGGCGGAGGCGTCGGCGTGGTCGAGTCCAGCCTCTGCAGCACCTGCAGCGAGGGAGACGTGGTCACTTCCTTCAACTGGCCTTGGCAGACCAACGCTGTCGTGAAAGGAAGTGCCTTGCAGAAg GTTGATCCGCAGATGGTCGACGGGCGCTTGTCCTACTTTTTGGGTGCGGTTGGCATCACGGGCCTCACTGCTCTGTTGGGCGTAAGGGAGAAGGGTAATGTGACCAAAGGGGCCAATCAGACCATGGTGGTGAGCGGCGCGGCCGGGGCCTGTGGCTCCGTAGCCGGACAG ATCGGCAGGCTGGACGGCTGCGTGAGAGTGGTCGGGATCTGCGGTTCGGACGAGAAGTGCAAAGCTCTGGTGGACGAACTGGGCTTTTCTGCAGCCATCAACTACCGCCGAGAGGACGTCCCCACAAGGCTCAAGGAGTGCTGCCCCGATGGGATAGATGTGTACTTTGACAACGTGGGAGGTGCCATCAGTGATGCTGTAATCACACAG ATGAACGCCGACAGCCATGTGGTCCTGTGTGGGCAGATCTCACAGTACAACAAGGACGTGCCGTATCCTCCGCCCCTGAGCGACGAGATAACGGAAACGCTGCGACGGCGGAACGTCACGCGGGAGCGATTTACGGTGCTCAACTACATGAACAAAGCCGAAGCGTCCCTCTGTGAACTCGGCCAGCTGGTTCAATCGGGCCAAATCAAT GTGCTGGAAACTGTCGTTAATGGCATTGAAAATATGGGAG ATGCATTTTGCTCCATGATGACAGGGGGAAACATTGGCAAGCAAATTATAAAGATATCGGAGTGA